From a single Arthrobacter sp. SLBN-112 genomic region:
- a CDS encoding methylenetetrahydrofolate reductase, whose protein sequence is MSPPSLIDAHPNLSDTAPVALSYELFPPRSPAAAETLWTTIRELEATEPDYVSVTYGASGSNRDTAVELINRLLLETTLRPLAHLTCVGNTPQELAGIVGELLDTGVRGILALRGDLPKDASAPASGSLRYAQDLIELIRRVEQRRSALLCAGKIAVGVAAYPTRHPESPSEEHDVEVLLAKQRSGADFAITQVFFETRQYADLLTRARRAGVTIPIIPGVMPLTSLRRLNRLGELTGVEPAPQLMSRLAAADTDAERLRIGVDATVDLANAALDAGAPGIHIYTFNEHQSALEVLDKLALPRRCRPGIRRESSARGQLAS, encoded by the coding sequence ATGTCACCACCAAGCCTTATTGACGCACACCCCAACCTATCCGACACCGCTCCGGTGGCGCTTTCCTATGAGCTCTTCCCGCCGCGTTCTCCTGCGGCAGCGGAGACGCTCTGGACCACCATCCGCGAGTTGGAAGCAACTGAACCGGACTATGTCTCCGTCACGTACGGCGCCAGCGGATCCAACCGGGACACCGCCGTCGAACTCATCAACCGGCTGCTGCTCGAAACCACGCTGCGGCCGCTGGCCCACCTCACCTGTGTGGGCAACACGCCGCAGGAACTCGCCGGCATCGTCGGTGAACTGCTGGACACCGGGGTGCGGGGCATCCTTGCCCTGCGCGGCGACCTTCCCAAGGACGCCAGCGCCCCTGCCAGCGGGTCGCTCCGGTACGCCCAGGACCTGATCGAACTCATCCGCCGCGTGGAGCAGCGCCGTTCAGCCCTGCTGTGCGCCGGAAAGATCGCAGTGGGTGTGGCAGCGTACCCAACCCGGCATCCGGAGTCACCCAGTGAAGAGCACGACGTCGAGGTGCTGCTCGCAAAGCAGCGTTCCGGCGCCGATTTCGCCATCACCCAGGTGTTCTTCGAGACCAGGCAGTATGCCGATCTCCTCACCCGGGCCCGCCGTGCCGGTGTGACCATCCCGATCATCCCCGGCGTCATGCCGCTGACCAGCCTCCGCCGGCTCAACCGCCTGGGCGAATTGACCGGGGTGGAGCCGGCTCCGCAGCTGATGTCCCGGCTGGCTGCGGCCGATACCGACGCCGAACGCCTCCGCATTGGAGTCGACGCCACGGTTGACCTGGCCAATGCGGCCCTTGATGCGGGTGCTCCCGGTATCCACATCTACACCTTCAACGAGCACCAAAGTGCGTTGGAAGTGCTGGACAAGCTGGCCCTTCCGCGGCGCTGCCGTCCGGGCATCCGCCGCGAGTCCAGCGCCCGCGGCCAGCTGGCCAGCTGA
- a CDS encoding vWA domain-containing protein yields the protein MFWWLLPVAAAAAGVAVWVALRSNRLSNVRRRPVAHADRLTALPEYQAALRRHRRRLLLAGAACVLLLASTAVAAARPLDVSSVRPEQRNRDIMLCLDTSGSMSSADAAVADVFAGLARSFDGERIGLTIFDSTAIQVFPLTDDYAYAQEQLHLAKDVFDGKPGSSGFLDGTWSGRGSSLIGDGLASCLNSFPREAGKTQGEAGGDTGQEGVQQRSRSIVLATDNFLSGEPIMSLEQAAQLARERSVHVHALNPGDLDYGSGPDQPGAQLRAAAESTGGLYYALDNADAVAGIVNAVEQTETAAIQGAARAVFSDVPGLPLAAGLLSALALCAVLWRLQGSRPRGRAWLRRGAVVLLVLVAALRPGLPGGSALAATTDLNVFFVVDTTTSMVAEDYGNGSQRLEGVRKDIMAIAEQLPGARFSVITFDTTAHVRMPLSTDTLALETITDVLEPQATAYAKGSSITAARQVLSERLSAARDSNPGRPRLVYYLGDGEQTSARDPQAMTLDGGLVAGGAVLGYGTAGGGRMRENTGLQGAAPKENAAQESDSGTYVQDNRAGSSGDAVSVIDEERLRNLAGQLGLPYMHRAAGAPVAEMMQQARPGNVERADGKDPLAAGAELYWIFAAGAFLLALPEAVGIIRQLRGLPGGPGKEGVR from the coding sequence ATGTTCTGGTGGCTGCTGCCGGTTGCGGCCGCTGCAGCAGGAGTGGCGGTATGGGTCGCGCTGCGAAGCAACCGGTTGTCCAACGTACGACGGCGGCCCGTGGCCCACGCTGACAGGCTCACCGCGCTGCCGGAGTACCAGGCAGCCCTCCGCCGGCACCGGCGGCGGCTGCTCCTGGCCGGCGCCGCCTGCGTCCTGCTGCTGGCTTCCACGGCGGTTGCGGCGGCCCGCCCCCTCGACGTGTCCTCCGTCCGTCCGGAGCAGCGCAACCGCGACATCATGCTGTGCCTGGACACTTCAGGGTCGATGAGCAGCGCCGACGCCGCAGTGGCGGATGTCTTCGCCGGCCTGGCCCGGTCGTTCGACGGCGAGCGGATCGGCCTGACCATCTTCGACAGCACCGCCATCCAGGTCTTTCCGTTGACCGACGACTACGCCTACGCCCAGGAGCAGCTCCATCTCGCGAAGGATGTGTTTGACGGCAAGCCGGGCAGCTCCGGATTCCTCGACGGCACCTGGAGCGGCAGGGGGTCCTCGCTGATTGGCGACGGCCTGGCATCATGCCTCAACAGCTTTCCCCGTGAAGCCGGAAAAACCCAGGGCGAAGCCGGCGGAGATACCGGGCAGGAAGGTGTACAGCAGCGCTCGCGGTCAATCGTGCTGGCCACGGACAACTTCCTTTCGGGCGAGCCGATCATGTCCCTGGAACAGGCTGCGCAGCTGGCCCGGGAACGGTCCGTCCACGTTCACGCACTTAACCCGGGCGACCTGGACTACGGCAGTGGTCCCGACCAGCCGGGGGCCCAACTGCGTGCTGCCGCGGAATCAACCGGGGGCCTGTACTACGCCCTGGACAACGCTGATGCGGTGGCGGGAATCGTCAACGCCGTGGAGCAGACCGAAACGGCGGCGATCCAGGGGGCGGCGCGCGCAGTGTTCTCGGACGTACCCGGCCTGCCACTGGCTGCCGGGCTGTTGTCCGCCCTGGCCCTGTGTGCGGTTTTGTGGCGGCTGCAAGGATCCCGGCCCCGGGGGAGGGCGTGGCTGCGGCGGGGAGCAGTGGTCCTGCTGGTCCTGGTGGCGGCGCTGCGGCCGGGCCTGCCGGGCGGATCGGCACTGGCTGCCACCACGGACCTCAACGTGTTCTTTGTGGTGGATACCACCACCAGCATGGTGGCCGAGGACTACGGCAACGGCAGCCAGCGGTTGGAGGGCGTCCGGAAAGACATCATGGCCATCGCCGAACAACTGCCCGGCGCGCGCTTTTCGGTCATCACTTTCGACACCACGGCGCACGTCCGCATGCCGCTCAGCACGGACACGCTGGCCCTGGAAACCATCACGGATGTCCTGGAACCCCAGGCCACCGCCTACGCCAAAGGCAGCAGCATCACGGCAGCCAGGCAGGTGCTGTCCGAGCGGTTGAGCGCTGCCCGCGACAGCAACCCCGGCAGGCCCCGCCTGGTGTACTACCTGGGAGACGGCGAACAGACCAGCGCCAGGGATCCCCAAGCCATGACTCTCGACGGCGGGCTGGTGGCCGGGGGAGCGGTGCTGGGCTACGGCACGGCCGGGGGCGGCCGGATGAGAGAGAACACCGGACTGCAGGGCGCCGCACCCAAGGAAAACGCGGCGCAGGAGAGCGACAGCGGCACCTACGTGCAGGACAACAGGGCCGGCAGCAGTGGTGATGCAGTGTCGGTTATCGACGAGGAGCGGCTGCGGAACCTTGCCGGCCAGCTCGGCCTGCCCTACATGCACCGCGCCGCCGGCGCGCCGGTGGCGGAGATGATGCAGCAGGCACGTCCGGGCAACGTGGAACGGGCGGATGGAAAGGACCCGCTGGCGGCTGGAGCCGAGCTGTACTGGATATTCGCCGCCGGCGCCTTCCTGTTGGCCTTGCCGGAAGCGGTGGGCATCATCCGGCAGCTCCGAGGGTTGCCTGGCGGGCCGGGAAAGGAAGGGGTCCGGTGA
- a CDS encoding DUF58 domain-containing protein, whose product MAGLLQRVKSKMAIFAHRKARGMLDGEYGSVFRGRSLDFDDLRAYVPGDEVRDIDWKASARHGSPLIRRYVAVRRQTVLLVTDTGRNMAAEALSGEAKKDIAVLALGVLGYLAHRHGDLVGLVCGDTAATRSLPAKGGEAHLERLLSHVDSHTNLAAAPSRIQDQLKYTARNVKGRHLLFVVADEVAADAATGQLLRRLRAQHEILWLTIRDAGLAPSPGAERTPGAGTNSHAVTDAYSVADSALLAWQPAMSAGVGAAYLKATEERDAARRAMLRGAGITEGEVAGSADVITGLFALLERHRRAG is encoded by the coding sequence ATGGCCGGTCTCCTCCAGCGTGTGAAGTCGAAGATGGCCATCTTCGCGCACCGCAAAGCCCGCGGCATGCTCGACGGCGAATACGGTTCCGTGTTCAGGGGCCGCAGCCTGGACTTTGATGACCTGCGCGCCTATGTGCCCGGTGACGAGGTCCGCGATATCGACTGGAAGGCTTCCGCACGCCACGGCTCACCCTTGATCAGGCGGTACGTCGCCGTCCGCCGGCAGACTGTCCTGCTGGTCACCGATACGGGGCGCAACATGGCGGCCGAGGCGCTGTCAGGCGAAGCGAAGAAGGACATCGCCGTGCTGGCGCTGGGGGTCCTGGGTTACCTGGCCCACCGGCACGGAGACCTGGTGGGCCTTGTATGCGGTGATACGGCGGCCACCCGTTCCCTGCCGGCCAAGGGAGGCGAAGCCCACCTGGAACGGCTGCTGAGTCATGTGGACTCCCACACGAACCTCGCGGCGGCGCCCAGCAGGATCCAGGACCAACTCAAGTACACCGCGCGCAACGTCAAGGGCCGCCACCTGCTGTTTGTCGTCGCGGACGAGGTTGCCGCAGACGCTGCCACCGGCCAACTCCTGCGCAGGCTCCGCGCCCAGCACGAGATCCTCTGGCTGACCATCAGGGACGCCGGGCTGGCACCATCGCCGGGCGCCGAACGGACTCCCGGTGCCGGCACGAATTCCCACGCTGTCACGGACGCCTACAGCGTGGCTGATTCTGCGCTGCTGGCCTGGCAACCGGCAATGTCGGCGGGGGTGGGGGCCGCTTACCTGAAGGCCACGGAAGAGCGCGACGCGGCGCGGAGGGCAATGTTGCGGGGCGCGGGGATCACTGAGGGGGAAGTGGCGGGCAGCGCGGATGTCATCACGGGTCTCTTCGCCCTCCTGGAGAGGCACCGGCGTGCAGGCTGA
- a CDS encoding AAA family ATPase: protein MLSTSVPARIQPSELARAQQVAANISRSFEAKVVGQSRLRESLLVGLLTGGHILLESVPGLAKTTAAQTLADAVSAEFRRIQCTPDLLPSDIVGTQIYDATKGTFHTQLGPVHANIVLLDEINRSSAKTQSAMLEAMQERQTSIGGQDYRLPSPFLVLATQNPIEQEGTYQLPEAQMDRFMLKDVLDYPSPAEEARIIARIDAGVFTPEQKPPAAASLEAIREIQELARRIYIDPAVINYIVGLVYVTRNASRYIDARLAGFIEFGASPRASIAFSQAARAVALLDGRDHVIPEDVKVLAHRVLRHRLILNFDAVAEQVPVESVIDAVVAAVQTP, encoded by the coding sequence GTGCTTTCGACCAGCGTGCCCGCAAGAATCCAGCCTTCGGAGCTGGCCAGGGCGCAGCAGGTGGCCGCCAACATTTCACGCAGTTTCGAGGCCAAGGTGGTGGGGCAGTCCCGGCTCCGGGAATCATTGCTGGTGGGCCTGCTGACCGGCGGCCACATCCTGCTCGAGAGCGTCCCGGGACTGGCCAAAACCACCGCGGCCCAAACGCTGGCTGACGCCGTCAGCGCCGAATTCCGCCGGATCCAGTGCACGCCCGACCTGCTGCCCAGCGACATCGTGGGAACCCAGATCTACGACGCCACCAAGGGAACGTTCCACACCCAGCTGGGCCCGGTCCACGCCAACATCGTGCTGCTCGACGAAATCAACCGCTCCAGCGCCAAAACCCAGAGCGCCATGCTGGAGGCGATGCAGGAACGCCAGACGTCCATCGGCGGCCAGGACTACCGCCTCCCGTCGCCGTTCCTGGTCCTGGCCACCCAGAACCCCATCGAGCAGGAGGGCACGTACCAGCTGCCGGAGGCGCAGATGGACCGCTTCATGCTCAAGGACGTCCTGGACTACCCCAGCCCCGCCGAAGAGGCCCGGATCATCGCCCGGATCGACGCCGGCGTCTTCACCCCCGAACAGAAGCCGCCGGCAGCCGCTTCCCTTGAGGCCATCCGGGAGATCCAGGAACTGGCCCGGCGCATCTACATCGATCCGGCCGTGATCAACTACATCGTGGGCTTGGTGTACGTGACACGGAACGCCTCCCGGTACATTGATGCCAGGCTTGCCGGGTTCATCGAGTTTGGCGCCAGCCCCCGTGCCAGCATCGCCTTCAGCCAGGCAGCCCGCGCCGTGGCACTGCTGGACGGCCGTGACCACGTCATCCCGGAGGACGTCAAGGTGCTGGCCCACCGGGTGCTGCGGCACCGGCTGATCCTGAACTTTGACGCGGTGGCCGAGCAGGTCCCGGTGGAATCGGTGATCGACGCCGTCGTCGCCGCCGTCCAGACCCCCTGA
- a CDS encoding carbohydrate ABC transporter permease translates to MLLIGACFLLPLLWLVLGSVDPAAGHGTKVPQQPGLDNFAAVLTPELLFRPLWNSLLLSAGTGMVTLAAAVLAAYPLSRYRSRFNTPFMYGILFGTCLPVTAIMVPVYGLFVQLRLLDSLPATVLFLAATSLPMAIWMTRNFMDAVPLALEEAAWVDGASRLAALRSIVLPLMRPGLGVVFIFVFIQAWGNFFVPFVLLLSEGSQPAAVSIFSFFGQHGAVAYGQLAAFSILYSIPVLALYVIVARGAGNSLALAGAVRG, encoded by the coding sequence CTGCTGCTGATTGGTGCCTGCTTCCTGCTGCCGCTGTTGTGGCTGGTGTTGGGTTCGGTGGATCCGGCCGCCGGGCACGGCACCAAGGTTCCGCAGCAGCCCGGCCTGGACAACTTCGCCGCCGTACTCACCCCGGAACTGCTGTTTCGTCCGCTCTGGAACAGCCTGTTGCTGTCCGCGGGGACGGGGATGGTCACCCTGGCGGCAGCCGTGCTCGCCGCGTACCCCCTGTCCCGCTACCGGTCCCGCTTCAACACCCCGTTCATGTACGGCATCCTCTTTGGCACCTGCCTTCCCGTCACCGCCATCATGGTGCCGGTCTACGGGCTGTTCGTGCAGCTGCGGCTGCTGGATTCGTTGCCCGCAACAGTGCTTTTCCTGGCCGCCACCAGCCTGCCGATGGCCATCTGGATGACCAGGAACTTCATGGACGCCGTGCCGCTGGCCCTCGAGGAAGCGGCGTGGGTGGACGGCGCCTCCAGGCTGGCCGCCCTGCGGTCGATCGTGCTGCCGCTGATGCGCCCGGGCCTGGGGGTGGTGTTCATCTTCGTGTTCATCCAGGCATGGGGGAACTTCTTTGTTCCGTTCGTGCTCCTGCTGTCCGAGGGCAGTCAGCCCGCAGCAGTATCCATCTTCAGCTTCTTCGGCCAGCACGGGGCAGTGGCCTACGGCCAGCTGGCCGCATTCTCGATCCTCTATTCGATCCCGGTCCTGGCCCTTTACGTTATCGTGGCGCGGGGCGCCGGGAACTCACTGGCCCTTGCGGGTGCAGTCAGGGGCTAA
- a CDS encoding carbohydrate ABC transporter permease, translating into MAATHRTRQLLRYLPVLPAVLLLLVFLAGPVLWAFHSSLTNAGLTGRYARNPEWVGLENYQRLLQDPVFPLSLALTVLFVAGSAIVGQNVLGLALAVLMRRARPVVSATVGTAVVAAWVLPEIVAAFAAYAFFSRDGTLNQLLGQFGAAETDWLYTVPMAAVILANIWRGTAFSMLVYRAALNGVPAELTEAAHMDGAGPWQRLAFITLPVIRGSIATNLMLVTLQTLAVFTLIWVMTAGGPANGSTTLPVLAYQEAFKFGDIGYGTAVASVLILIGAAFGAAYLRLLRERNP; encoded by the coding sequence GTGGCGGCCACTCACCGGACACGGCAGTTGCTCCGGTACCTGCCCGTCCTGCCTGCCGTCCTGCTGCTGCTCGTGTTCCTTGCCGGCCCTGTGCTGTGGGCGTTCCACTCCTCGCTGACCAACGCCGGACTGACCGGCCGCTACGCCAGGAACCCGGAGTGGGTGGGGTTGGAGAACTACCAACGGCTGCTGCAGGACCCTGTCTTCCCGCTTTCATTGGCGCTGACGGTCCTGTTCGTCGCAGGCTCGGCCATCGTGGGCCAGAACGTGCTGGGACTGGCCCTTGCCGTCCTCATGCGCCGCGCACGTCCCGTTGTCTCGGCAACTGTTGGCACCGCCGTCGTGGCCGCCTGGGTCCTGCCGGAAATCGTGGCTGCGTTCGCCGCCTATGCGTTCTTCAGCCGTGACGGCACACTCAACCAACTGCTGGGCCAATTCGGGGCGGCGGAAACCGACTGGCTGTATACCGTGCCCATGGCCGCCGTTATCCTGGCGAACATTTGGCGCGGAACTGCTTTTTCCATGCTGGTGTACCGGGCCGCGCTCAACGGCGTCCCGGCGGAACTGACCGAGGCCGCGCACATGGATGGTGCAGGACCCTGGCAGCGGCTGGCCTTCATCACGCTGCCAGTGATCCGGGGCAGCATCGCCACCAACCTGATGCTGGTCACGCTGCAGACCCTGGCGGTCTTCACCCTGATTTGGGTCATGACTGCGGGCGGACCGGCCAATGGCAGCACCACCCTGCCCGTCCTGGCCTATCAGGAAGCCTTCAAGTTCGGCGACATCGGCTACGGCACCGCCGTGGCGTCGGTCCTCATCCTGATTGGCGCCGCGTTCGGGGCGGCCTATCTCCGCCTTCTCAGGGAGCGGAACCCGTGA
- a CDS encoding extracellular solute-binding protein, with protein sequence MLRRASKTVSLLAAAVLVLAACTPGNPAEGNKTIKVAYQKTDSFTALDTMFQDAKKEFEAANQGVTVELQPIQGNDDDYGTKLALALRSPSTAPDVFYEDTFKVRSDVDAGYLLNLDSRLAGWGEWDTFDDAAKEAGKADDGGTYAVPLGTDTRAIWYNRKVFEAAGVALPWRPSTWQDILDTARKIKAASPDVIPFNMYAGKGTGEGTVMQGFYELLYGTGAGLYDPDSKKWVVGSAGFKDSLTFLKTLYSENLAVAPAEALDPNVWKKVFGEWFPKAKLGATVEGSYAPSFWQDGGSYAWPGYEQEMGVAPFPTQNGGAPGAVSMSGGWTLAVGAETKQPDLAFNFLTTALNAKNSLAFTVASSQIAVRSDVAADPAYQSANPFVKDVSGLVAVTKFRPATSDYPRISAAVQEATEAVITGSRTPEQAAADYDTAVAGIVGGDKTIRK encoded by the coding sequence ATGCTTCGCCGGGCATCGAAAACAGTCTCCCTGCTGGCCGCCGCAGTGCTGGTGCTCGCAGCCTGCACTCCCGGAAATCCGGCCGAGGGAAACAAGACCATCAAAGTGGCCTACCAGAAGACGGACTCGTTCACGGCCCTGGACACCATGTTCCAGGACGCGAAGAAGGAGTTCGAAGCCGCGAACCAGGGCGTCACCGTGGAGCTGCAGCCCATCCAGGGCAACGACGACGACTACGGTACAAAGCTGGCCCTCGCCCTGCGGTCACCCTCCACTGCGCCGGACGTCTTCTACGAGGACACCTTCAAGGTCCGCTCCGATGTGGACGCCGGCTACCTCCTGAACCTTGACAGCCGGCTGGCTGGATGGGGGGAGTGGGACACGTTCGACGACGCCGCCAAGGAGGCGGGGAAAGCGGACGACGGCGGCACGTACGCCGTCCCGCTGGGCACCGACACGAGGGCCATCTGGTACAACAGGAAAGTTTTTGAGGCCGCAGGCGTGGCGCTTCCCTGGCGGCCGTCCACCTGGCAGGACATCCTGGACACGGCCAGGAAGATCAAGGCCGCCAGCCCTGACGTAATCCCCTTCAACATGTATGCCGGCAAGGGCACCGGTGAAGGGACTGTCATGCAGGGGTTTTACGAACTCCTGTATGGAACCGGCGCCGGCCTCTATGACCCGGACTCGAAAAAGTGGGTTGTTGGCTCGGCCGGCTTCAAGGACTCCCTGACTTTCCTCAAGACGCTCTACAGCGAGAACCTCGCGGTGGCGCCTGCCGAGGCGCTGGACCCGAACGTCTGGAAAAAGGTATTCGGCGAATGGTTCCCGAAAGCAAAACTCGGGGCAACCGTGGAAGGCTCCTACGCGCCGTCGTTCTGGCAGGACGGCGGCAGCTATGCCTGGCCGGGGTACGAGCAGGAGATGGGCGTGGCACCGTTCCCGACGCAGAACGGCGGCGCCCCCGGCGCAGTCAGCATGTCCGGCGGCTGGACCCTGGCCGTGGGTGCGGAAACCAAGCAGCCCGATCTTGCCTTCAATTTCCTCACCACGGCGCTCAACGCGAAGAATTCGCTGGCGTTCACGGTGGCCAGTTCACAGATCGCCGTCAGGTCCGACGTGGCCGCTGACCCTGCCTACCAGTCCGCCAACCCGTTTGTGAAGGACGTATCCGGCCTGGTTGCCGTCACCAAGTTCCGGCCCGCCACCTCCGACTATCCACGGATTTCCGCTGCAGTCCAGGAAGCCACCGAGGCTGTGATCACCGGCAGCCGGACCCCGGAGCAGGCCGCAGCCGACTATGACACAGCCGTGGCCGGCATTGTGGGTGGCGACAAAACCATCCGGAAGTAG
- a CDS encoding ROK family transcriptional regulator: MGDFNLTVILDAIRRTSGGLSRVELAQIVGLSPQTISNISRRLLDQNLIVEAGKEGSGPGKPRTILRLNPGGMYALGVHLDPAVTTFVVLDLVGSVVRHSRIKTPGGNDPSAVITTIAAEIDQLVADSGVDRSRIAGLGVAAPGPIDLDNGTVVDPPLLPGWDRVELREALAAATGYSVLVDKDVTSAAVAETWAGGPSGAGSFIFMYMGTGIGCGIVLNDEVVRGTSGNAGEIGHIIVDPDGPPCDCGLRGCVKSSCIPQVLVAEAEAAGILDGSRAGNSGAEVQQSFSRLCALADGGDERAAAILDKSAVLVARAVSVVTNTLDVERVVFGGPFWSGLAERYLERIPPLLDANSDVRLIHPIEVVGTGVGEDVGAIGAASLVLEHTLAPRAQRLLLES; encoded by the coding sequence ATGGGGGATTTCAACCTCACCGTCATCCTTGATGCGATCCGCCGGACGTCCGGCGGCCTGAGCCGGGTGGAGCTGGCCCAGATCGTTGGCCTGTCCCCGCAGACCATTTCCAATATTTCGCGCCGGTTGCTGGACCAGAACCTGATTGTCGAGGCAGGCAAGGAGGGCAGCGGCCCGGGCAAGCCGCGCACCATTCTCCGCCTGAATCCCGGCGGCATGTACGCCCTGGGTGTCCACCTGGACCCGGCAGTGACCACGTTCGTGGTGCTGGACCTGGTGGGCTCGGTGGTTCGCCACTCGCGGATCAAGACCCCTGGTGGAAATGACCCGTCCGCCGTGATCACCACCATCGCCGCGGAAATCGACCAGCTCGTCGCGGATTCGGGTGTGGACCGCAGCCGTATCGCCGGCCTGGGCGTGGCGGCCCCCGGGCCCATCGACCTGGACAACGGCACCGTGGTGGATCCGCCGCTGCTGCCTGGCTGGGACAGGGTGGAATTGCGCGAAGCGCTGGCCGCGGCCACCGGCTACTCCGTGCTCGTTGACAAGGACGTCACCAGCGCCGCGGTGGCGGAAACGTGGGCGGGCGGGCCCAGCGGCGCCGGCAGCTTCATCTTCATGTACATGGGCACAGGCATCGGCTGCGGCATCGTCCTGAACGACGAAGTGGTCCGCGGCACGTCCGGCAATGCGGGGGAGATCGGCCACATCATCGTCGATCCGGACGGGCCACCCTGCGACTGCGGCCTGCGCGGCTGCGTGAAGTCATCCTGCATCCCGCAGGTCCTGGTGGCGGAGGCGGAAGCAGCGGGGATCCTGGACGGTTCCCGCGCAGGAAACAGCGGTGCAGAAGTCCAGCAAAGCTTCTCCCGGCTGTGCGCACTGGCCGACGGCGGGGACGAACGTGCCGCGGCCATCCTGGACAAGTCTGCCGTCCTGGTGGCCCGGGCCGTCTCGGTTGTCACCAACACCCTTGACGTGGAACGCGTCGTTTTCGGCGGCCCCTTCTGGAGCGGGCTGGCGGAGCGCTACCTGGAGCGGATTCCGCCACTGCTGGATGCCAACAGCGACGTCCGGCTGATCCACCCCATCGAGGTTGTGGGTACGGGAGTGGGGGAGGACGTCGGAGCCATCGGCGCCGCATCCCTGGTCCTTGAACATACCCTCGCGCCCCGGGCCCAGCGGCTCCTGCTGGAAAGCTGA
- a CDS encoding class I SAM-dependent methyltransferase, with protein MAADTLADIFQVLRRRPDVEGPNLQAWDATDRLLLETAVQLGRAGSTVAVIGDRYGALTLGASAVLAPASLRVHQDLITGERALRLNAEELGAGTPFVQLPLGNGLLAGADTILLQLPKTLAELEEIAAAVALHAAPDVRLLAGGRVKHMSLGMNAVLERYFLSVQPQLARQKSRILLAAGPKPPTTAPRFPVVEHLAELDLDVAAHGAVFAGPRLDIGTRFLLTFLPAMKAARHAVDLGCGTGILAAMYARQFPAAAVTATDQSAAAVLSALATARANGLADRISVQQDDALGTFPDGSVDAVLLNPPFHVGAGVHAGAGLKMIEAAGRVLASGGELWTVYNRHLPYLPALERHVGPTVVEGGNAKFTVTRSIRSPR; from the coding sequence GTGGCAGCAGACACGTTGGCGGACATTTTCCAGGTCCTGCGCCGCCGGCCCGATGTCGAAGGCCCGAATCTGCAGGCCTGGGACGCCACCGACCGGCTGCTGCTGGAGACCGCCGTGCAGCTCGGGCGGGCGGGCAGTACCGTGGCCGTGATCGGTGACCGTTACGGGGCCCTGACGCTCGGCGCTTCGGCGGTGCTTGCCCCGGCGTCGCTGCGGGTGCACCAGGATCTGATCACAGGGGAAAGGGCGCTGCGGCTCAACGCGGAAGAACTGGGCGCCGGCACACCCTTCGTCCAGCTGCCCCTGGGGAACGGGCTGCTGGCGGGAGCAGACACCATCCTGCTGCAGCTTCCCAAGACCCTCGCGGAACTGGAGGAAATCGCCGCCGCCGTGGCCCTGCATGCCGCCCCGGATGTCCGGCTGCTGGCCGGAGGCCGGGTGAAACACATGTCCCTGGGCATGAACGCGGTCCTTGAACGGTACTTCCTGTCCGTGCAGCCTCAGCTCGCACGGCAAAAATCGCGGATCCTCCTTGCCGCCGGCCCCAAACCCCCAACCACGGCACCACGTTTCCCGGTTGTGGAGCACCTCGCGGAGCTGGACCTGGACGTGGCCGCGCACGGCGCTGTTTTTGCCGGCCCCAGGCTGGATATCGGCACCCGCTTCCTGCTGACGTTCCTGCCCGCGATGAAAGCGGCGCGGCACGCCGTCGACCTGGGCTGCGGCACCGGAATCCTCGCCGCGATGTACGCACGGCAGTTCCCCGCAGCGGCCGTGACGGCGACGGACCAGTCCGCGGCCGCGGTGCTGTCCGCCCTTGCCACCGCCCGCGCCAACGGCCTGGCCGACCGGATCAGTGTCCAGCAGGACGATGCGCTGGGGACCTTCCCTGATGGCTCCGTGGACGCGGTGCTGCTCAACCCGCCCTTCCATGTTGGTGCAGGCGTCCATGCCGGCGCCGGCCTCAAGATGATCGAAGCGGCGGGGCGGGTGCTGGCTTCCGGGGGTGAGCTGTGGACGGTGTACAACCGGCACCTGCCCTATCTGCCCGCCCTCGAACGGCATGTGGGACCCACGGTGGTGGAGGGCGGGAACGCCAAATTCACCGTCACCCGCAGCATCCGCAGCCCCCGCTGA